One part of the Natator depressus isolate rNatDep1 chromosome 28, rNatDep2.hap1, whole genome shotgun sequence genome encodes these proteins:
- the FBXO24 gene encoding LOW QUALITY PROTEIN: F-box only protein 24 (The sequence of the model RefSeq protein was modified relative to this genomic sequence to represent the inferred CDS: inserted 2 bases in 2 codons; deleted 1 base in 1 codon) — protein sequence MGDRRSARRLQCRRLQRGSRLSGGDEAVGAKRPRCSQGVWAAEGRTDPGGSAPIQRLPPELLDHIVSFLPVRDAVALGQTCRYLRQACDSEGVWRRVCRRLCPRLRQEGTAGARPWKRAAILNYTKGLYFQTFGGRRRYLSKSVAPLLAHGYRKFLPTKEHVFVLDHGGTLFFLRNALVSSAPGHLQWKRACRYVVLCRSAKDFTTDPRSDAGYRKYVYVLAAREAAPGAGRACDCVEVYLQSSGQRVFKMTFHAAMRFRQLVLVGQETERXLLLLTEEGKIYSLLVNETQLDQPRSYTVQLALRKVSRCLPHLAVRAMTSNQSSAAFLTDKGAVYFEVHTPGVYRDLFGTLHAFDPLDLQMPLALALPAKVLSCALGYNHLGLLDEFGRLFMQGSNRFGQLGTGDKIDRGEPTLVHELKCPLDIWCGLNHSLALLQSRELGQAVLGCGCGAGGRLPGWHKGSATFVKLQVKVPLCASSLCSTRECLYLLSSHDIEGGPVYRELPPSXGAPPLESPGAQACEQYLSQLQGCPTLAGRLAKVKEAVGALPLPPCQKDFLWEALELIRRSARPRSPPPAASPGSRPRPAPANGAPKFPPIMDHD from the exons ATGGGCGACCGACGCTCCGCCAGGCGGCTGCAGTGCCGGCGGCTCCAACGCGGCTCCCGGCTCTCGGGGGGCGACGAAGCCGTGGGG gCCAAGCGCCCGCGCTGCAGCCAGGGGGTGTGGGCCGCTGAGGGCAGGACGGACCCGGGGGGCTCAGCCCCCATCCAGCGCCTCCCCCCGGAGCTG CTGGATCACATCGTCTCCTTCCTGCCGGTGCGGGACGCGGTGGCCCTGGGCCAGACGTGCCGGTACCTGCGCCAGGCGTGCGACAGCGAGGGCGTCTGGCGCCGGGTCTGCCGCCGGCTCTGCCCGCGGCTGCGCCAGGAGGGCACGGCTGGCGCCCGCCCCTGGAAGAGAGCCGCCATCCTCAACT ACACCAAGGGCCTGTACTTCCAGACCTTCGGGGGGCGCCGGCGCTACCTGAGCAAGTCGGTGGCCCCGCTGCTGGCCCACGGCTACCGCAAGTTCCTGCCCACCAAGGAGCACGTCTTCGTCCTGGACCACGGCGGGACCCTCTTCTTCCTCCGCAACGCCCTGGTCTCCTCGGCCCCGGGCCACCTCCAGTGGAAACGGGCCTGCCGCTACGTGGTGCTGTGCCGGAGCGCCAAGGAC TTCACCACGGACCCGCGGAGCGACGCGGGGTACCGGAAGTACGTGTACGTGCTGGCGGCGCGGGAGGCGGCGCCGGGCGCCGGGCGGGCGTGCGACTGCGTGGAGGTGTATCTCCAGTCCAGCGGGCAGCGGGTCTTCAAGATGACGTTCCACGCCGCCATGCGCTTCCGGCAGCTGGTGCTGGTGGGGCAGGAGACGGAGC CCCTGCTGCTCCTGACAG AGGAGGGGAAGATTTACAGCCTTCTGGTGAACGAGACGCAGCTGGACCAGCCCCGGTCCTACACGGTGCAGCTCGCCCTGCGCAAGGTGTCCCGGTGCCTGCCCCACCTCGCCGTGCGGGCCATGACCTCCAACCAGAGCAGCGCCGCCTTCCTCACCG ACAAGGGGGCCGTGTATTTCGAGGTCCACACGCCGGGCGTCTATCGCGACCTCTTCGGGACCCTTCACGCCTTCGACCCCCTGGATCTGCAGATGCCGCTGGCCCTCGCCCTGCCCGCCAAG gtccTGTCCTGCGCCCTCGGCTACAACCACCTGGGGCTGCTGGACGAGTTCGGGCGGCTCTTCATGCAGGGGAGCAACCGCTTCGGGCAGCTGGGCACCGGGGACAAGATTGACCGCGGGGAGCCCACGCTG GTTCATGAGCTCAAGTGCCCCCTGGACATCTGGTGCGGCCTG AACCACTCgctggccctgctgcagagccGGGAGCTGGGCCAGGCCGTGCTGGGCTGCGGctgcggggccggggggcggctGCCCGGCTGGCACAAGGGCAGCGCCACCTTCGTCAAGCTGCAGGTCAAG GTCCCGCTCTGCGCCAGCAGCCTGTGCTCCACCCGCGAGTGTCTCTACCTGCTGTCCAGCCACGACATCGAGGGGGGGCCGGTGTACCGCGAGCTGCCCCCCA CGGGCGCCCCCCCGCTGGAGAGCCCGGGGGCCCAGGCCTGCGAGCAGTACCTgagccagctccagggctgccccACGCTGGCTGGGCGGCTGGCCAAGGTCAAGGAGGCCGTgggggccctgcccctgcccccctgccagAAGGACTTCCTGTGGGAGGCCCTGGAGCTCATCCGGCGCTCGGCccggccccgcagccccccgcctgcAGCTAGCCCCGGATCCCGCCCGCGCCCCGCCCCCGCCAACGGGGCCCCCAAGTTCCCCCCGATCATGGACCATGATTGA